A genomic region of Sander lucioperca isolate FBNREF2018 chromosome 6, SLUC_FBN_1.2, whole genome shotgun sequence contains the following coding sequences:
- the LOC118495302 gene encoding uncharacterized protein LOC118495302 isoform X1, with translation MLFVRAVWNENGKEMEGTIPDAWVNVAEKTLRWPKTRAKYCFDNHVAPKEDWETFPLLKVKITSESFHECEDYDQTSHAELCEEDEDEEDLTCLRRLLRRMIKKSGKEWASTDQIVVHPGLRAVTGQLVVQPGLQAVTGQLVVHPGLRAVTGQLVVHPGLQAVTGQLVVQPGLWAVTGQLVAHPGLWTATGQLVFWVPQIRPGPGPGLWAGTVQLVVHPGLWAGTIQAVVYTGPRLWKVFHMKCPVIIGMCQPHSPCQKRNSKK, from the exons ATGCTTTTCGTCAGGGCCGTTTGGAATGAAAATGGGAAGGAAATGGAGGGGACCATCCCTGATGCCTGGGTTAATGTAGCTGAGAAAACCCTTCGATGGCCAAAGACGAGGGCAAAATATTGTTTTGACAACCATGTGGCTCCTAAGGAGGACTGGGAAACTTTCCCATTGTTGAAAGTAAAAATTACCTCAG AAAGTTTCCATGAGTGTGAAGACTACGATCAAACCAGCCATGCTGAACTATGTGAAGAAGATGAAGACGAAGAG gaTCTGACCTGTCTGAGGCGACTGCTGAGGAGGATGATAAAGAAAAGCGGAAAGGAG TGGGCGTCGACAGATCAAATAGTG GTTCACCCAGGTCTGCGGGCCGTGACAGGTCAACTGGTC GTACAGCCAGGTCTGCAGGCCGTGACAGGTCAACTAGTC GTTCACCCAGGTCTGCGGGCCGTGACAGGTCAACTAGTC GTTCACCCAGGTCTGCAGGCCGTGACAGGACAACTAGTC GTACAGCCAGGTCTGTGGGCCGTGACAGGACAACTAGTC GCACACCCAGGTCTTTGGACCGCGACAGGTCAACTAGTG TTTTGGGTTCCACAGATtcgtccaggtccaggtccaggtctgTGGGCCGGGACAGTTCAATTAGTT GTTCATCCAGGTCTGTGGGCTGGGACAATTCAAGCAGTC GTGTACACAGGTCCCAGGCTGTGGAAG GTCTTTCACATGAAATGTCCAGTTATAATAGGGATGTGCCAACCACATTCCCCCTGTCAGAAGCGA AATTCCAAAAAATAG
- the LOC118495302 gene encoding uncharacterized protein LOC118495302 isoform X6 — protein sequence MLFVRAVWNENGKEMEGTIPDAWVNVAEKTLRWPKTRAKYCFDNHVAPKEDWETFPLLKVKITSESFHECEDYDQTSHAELCEEDEDEEDLTCLRRLLRRMIKKSGKEWASTDQIVVHPGLRAVTGQLVVQPGLQAVTGQLVVHPGLRAVTGQLVVHPGLQAVTGQLVVQPGLWAVTGQLVAHPGLWTATGQLVVHPGLWAGTIQAVVYTGPRLWKVFHMKCPVIIGMCQPHSPCQKRNSKK from the exons ATGCTTTTCGTCAGGGCCGTTTGGAATGAAAATGGGAAGGAAATGGAGGGGACCATCCCTGATGCCTGGGTTAATGTAGCTGAGAAAACCCTTCGATGGCCAAAGACGAGGGCAAAATATTGTTTTGACAACCATGTGGCTCCTAAGGAGGACTGGGAAACTTTCCCATTGTTGAAAGTAAAAATTACCTCAG AAAGTTTCCATGAGTGTGAAGACTACGATCAAACCAGCCATGCTGAACTATGTGAAGAAGATGAAGACGAAGAG gaTCTGACCTGTCTGAGGCGACTGCTGAGGAGGATGATAAAGAAAAGCGGAAAGGAG TGGGCGTCGACAGATCAAATAGTG GTTCACCCAGGTCTGCGGGCCGTGACAGGTCAACTGGTC GTACAGCCAGGTCTGCAGGCCGTGACAGGTCAACTAGTC GTTCACCCAGGTCTGCGGGCCGTGACAGGTCAACTAGTC GTTCACCCAGGTCTGCAGGCCGTGACAGGACAACTAGTC GTACAGCCAGGTCTGTGGGCCGTGACAGGACAACTAGTC GCACACCCAGGTCTTTGGACCGCGACAGGTCAACTAGTG GTTCATCCAGGTCTGTGGGCTGGGACAATTCAAGCAGTC GTGTACACAGGTCCCAGGCTGTGGAAG GTCTTTCACATGAAATGTCCAGTTATAATAGGGATGTGCCAACCACATTCCCCCTGTCAGAAGCGA AATTCCAAAAAATAG
- the LOC118495302 gene encoding uncharacterized protein LOC118495302 isoform X2, whose protein sequence is MLFVRAVWNENGKEMEGTIPDAWVNVAEKTLRWPKTRAKYCFDNHVAPKEDWETFPLLKVKITSESFHECEDYDQTSHAELCEEDEDEEDLTCLRRLLRRMIKKSGKEWASTDQIVVHPGLRAVTGQLVVQPGLQAVTGQLVVHPGLRAVTGQLVVHPGLQAVTGQLVVQPGLWAVTGQLVAHPGLWTATGQLVIRPGPGPGLWAGTVQLVVHPGLWAGTIQAVVYTGPRLWKVFHMKCPVIIGMCQPHSPCQKRNSKK, encoded by the exons ATGCTTTTCGTCAGGGCCGTTTGGAATGAAAATGGGAAGGAAATGGAGGGGACCATCCCTGATGCCTGGGTTAATGTAGCTGAGAAAACCCTTCGATGGCCAAAGACGAGGGCAAAATATTGTTTTGACAACCATGTGGCTCCTAAGGAGGACTGGGAAACTTTCCCATTGTTGAAAGTAAAAATTACCTCAG AAAGTTTCCATGAGTGTGAAGACTACGATCAAACCAGCCATGCTGAACTATGTGAAGAAGATGAAGACGAAGAG gaTCTGACCTGTCTGAGGCGACTGCTGAGGAGGATGATAAAGAAAAGCGGAAAGGAG TGGGCGTCGACAGATCAAATAGTG GTTCACCCAGGTCTGCGGGCCGTGACAGGTCAACTGGTC GTACAGCCAGGTCTGCAGGCCGTGACAGGTCAACTAGTC GTTCACCCAGGTCTGCGGGCCGTGACAGGTCAACTAGTC GTTCACCCAGGTCTGCAGGCCGTGACAGGACAACTAGTC GTACAGCCAGGTCTGTGGGCCGTGACAGGACAACTAGTC GCACACCCAGGTCTTTGGACCGCGACAGGTCAACTAGTG ATtcgtccaggtccaggtccaggtctgTGGGCCGGGACAGTTCAATTAGTT GTTCATCCAGGTCTGTGGGCTGGGACAATTCAAGCAGTC GTGTACACAGGTCCCAGGCTGTGGAAG GTCTTTCACATGAAATGTCCAGTTATAATAGGGATGTGCCAACCACATTCCCCCTGTCAGAAGCGA AATTCCAAAAAATAG
- the LOC118495302 gene encoding uncharacterized protein LOC118495302 isoform X5 — MLFVRAVWNENGKEMEGTIPDAWVNVAEKTLRWPKTRAKYCFDNHVAPKEDWETFPLLKVKITSESFHECEDYDQTSHAELCEEDEDEEDLTCLRRLLRRMIKKSGKEWASTDQIVVHPGLRAVTGQLVVQPGLQAVTGQLVVHPGLRAVTGQLVVHPGLQAVTGQLVAHPGLWTATGQLVIRPGPGPGLWAGTVQLVVHPGLWAGTIQAVVYTGPRLWKVFHMKCPVIIGMCQPHSPCQKRNSKK, encoded by the exons ATGCTTTTCGTCAGGGCCGTTTGGAATGAAAATGGGAAGGAAATGGAGGGGACCATCCCTGATGCCTGGGTTAATGTAGCTGAGAAAACCCTTCGATGGCCAAAGACGAGGGCAAAATATTGTTTTGACAACCATGTGGCTCCTAAGGAGGACTGGGAAACTTTCCCATTGTTGAAAGTAAAAATTACCTCAG AAAGTTTCCATGAGTGTGAAGACTACGATCAAACCAGCCATGCTGAACTATGTGAAGAAGATGAAGACGAAGAG gaTCTGACCTGTCTGAGGCGACTGCTGAGGAGGATGATAAAGAAAAGCGGAAAGGAG TGGGCGTCGACAGATCAAATAGTG GTTCACCCAGGTCTGCGGGCCGTGACAGGTCAACTGGTC GTACAGCCAGGTCTGCAGGCCGTGACAGGTCAACTAGTC GTTCACCCAGGTCTGCGGGCCGTGACAGGTCAACTAGTC GTTCACCCAGGTCTGCAGGCCGTGACAGGACAACTAGTC GCACACCCAGGTCTTTGGACCGCGACAGGTCAACTAGTG ATtcgtccaggtccaggtccaggtctgTGGGCCGGGACAGTTCAATTAGTT GTTCATCCAGGTCTGTGGGCTGGGACAATTCAAGCAGTC GTGTACACAGGTCCCAGGCTGTGGAAG GTCTTTCACATGAAATGTCCAGTTATAATAGGGATGTGCCAACCACATTCCCCCTGTCAGAAGCGA AATTCCAAAAAATAG
- the LOC118495302 gene encoding uncharacterized protein LOC118495302 isoform X3, with product MLFVRAVWNENGKEMEGTIPDAWVNVAEKTLRWPKTRAKYCFDNHVAPKEDWETFPLLKVKITSESFHECEDYDQTSHAELCEEDEDEEDLTCLRRLLRRMIKKSGKEWASTDQIVVHPGLRAVTGQLVVQPGLQAVTGQLVVHPGLRAVTGQLVVHPGLQAVTGQLVAHPGLWTATGQLVFWVPQIRPGPGPGLWAGTVQLVVHPGLWAGTIQAVVYTGPRLWKVFHMKCPVIIGMCQPHSPCQKRNSKK from the exons ATGCTTTTCGTCAGGGCCGTTTGGAATGAAAATGGGAAGGAAATGGAGGGGACCATCCCTGATGCCTGGGTTAATGTAGCTGAGAAAACCCTTCGATGGCCAAAGACGAGGGCAAAATATTGTTTTGACAACCATGTGGCTCCTAAGGAGGACTGGGAAACTTTCCCATTGTTGAAAGTAAAAATTACCTCAG AAAGTTTCCATGAGTGTGAAGACTACGATCAAACCAGCCATGCTGAACTATGTGAAGAAGATGAAGACGAAGAG gaTCTGACCTGTCTGAGGCGACTGCTGAGGAGGATGATAAAGAAAAGCGGAAAGGAG TGGGCGTCGACAGATCAAATAGTG GTTCACCCAGGTCTGCGGGCCGTGACAGGTCAACTGGTC GTACAGCCAGGTCTGCAGGCCGTGACAGGTCAACTAGTC GTTCACCCAGGTCTGCGGGCCGTGACAGGTCAACTAGTC GTTCACCCAGGTCTGCAGGCCGTGACAGGACAACTAGTC GCACACCCAGGTCTTTGGACCGCGACAGGTCAACTAGTG TTTTGGGTTCCACAGATtcgtccaggtccaggtccaggtctgTGGGCCGGGACAGTTCAATTAGTT GTTCATCCAGGTCTGTGGGCTGGGACAATTCAAGCAGTC GTGTACACAGGTCCCAGGCTGTGGAAG GTCTTTCACATGAAATGTCCAGTTATAATAGGGATGTGCCAACCACATTCCCCCTGTCAGAAGCGA AATTCCAAAAAATAG
- the LOC118495302 gene encoding uncharacterized protein LOC118495302 isoform X4, protein MLFVRAVWNENGKEMEGTIPDAWVNVAEKTLRWPKTRAKYCFDNHVAPKEDWETFPLLKVKITSESFHECEDYDQTSHAELCEEDEDEEDLTCLRRLLRRMIKKSGKEWASTDQIVVHPGLRAVTGQLVVHPGLRAVTGQLVVHPGLQAVTGQLVVQPGLWAVTGQLVAHPGLWTATGQLVFWVPQIRPGPGPGLWAGTVQLVVHPGLWAGTIQAVVYTGPRLWKVFHMKCPVIIGMCQPHSPCQKRNSKK, encoded by the exons ATGCTTTTCGTCAGGGCCGTTTGGAATGAAAATGGGAAGGAAATGGAGGGGACCATCCCTGATGCCTGGGTTAATGTAGCTGAGAAAACCCTTCGATGGCCAAAGACGAGGGCAAAATATTGTTTTGACAACCATGTGGCTCCTAAGGAGGACTGGGAAACTTTCCCATTGTTGAAAGTAAAAATTACCTCAG AAAGTTTCCATGAGTGTGAAGACTACGATCAAACCAGCCATGCTGAACTATGTGAAGAAGATGAAGACGAAGAG gaTCTGACCTGTCTGAGGCGACTGCTGAGGAGGATGATAAAGAAAAGCGGAAAGGAG TGGGCGTCGACAGATCAAATAGTG GTTCACCCAGGTCTGCGGGCCGTGACAGGTCAACTGGTC GTTCACCCAGGTCTGCGGGCCGTGACAGGTCAACTAGTC GTTCACCCAGGTCTGCAGGCCGTGACAGGACAACTAGTC GTACAGCCAGGTCTGTGGGCCGTGACAGGACAACTAGTC GCACACCCAGGTCTTTGGACCGCGACAGGTCAACTAGTG TTTTGGGTTCCACAGATtcgtccaggtccaggtccaggtctgTGGGCCGGGACAGTTCAATTAGTT GTTCATCCAGGTCTGTGGGCTGGGACAATTCAAGCAGTC GTGTACACAGGTCCCAGGCTGTGGAAG GTCTTTCACATGAAATGTCCAGTTATAATAGGGATGTGCCAACCACATTCCCCCTGTCAGAAGCGA AATTCCAAAAAATAG